The Flavobacterium johnsoniae genomic sequence ATATTTTTTTCGTCTAATATTTTTCTTGCCGCTGGAGATGGAGTTCCTGCTGCATAACTTGTAGCTGCTGGAGCTGCTTTTGGAGCCTCAGCTTTTACTTCTGCCTTCGGAGCTTCCGCCTTTGGCGCTTCTGCTTTAGGAGCCTCAGCCGCTGGAGCTGCTGGTGCATCACCTGCTGGTTTTGCAGCATCTGTATCAATTAAACAAACTACAGCACCAACTGCCACTGTATCACCTTCTTCAGCTTTTAGTGTAATTACACCGCTCATTTCAGCAGGCAATTCAAGAGTCGCTTTATCTGAATCAACTTCAGCAATAGCCTGATCTTTTTCTACATAATCTCCGTCTTTTACTAACCAAGTTGCAATTTCAACTTCTTTTATTGATTCCCCTGGTGATGGGACTTTCATTTCTAAAATCATCTTTGTTTTGTTTAAGGTTTTATGGTTTCAAGTTTTAGGTTTCAGGCTGTTAAACTTGAAACCTGAAACTTGAAACTTGGAACATTTTTTTTATCTAAATAAATTTTTATCGAATACCATTCTAATTGCATCTGCATGACGGCGTTTTGCACGGGTATAACTTCCAGATGCTGGAGCAGAATATGCTTTTAATGAAGCTAATCTCCATTTTACAAGATCAAAGTTCATTAGCATAAAGCTATAAGCTCCCATGTTTTTAGGTTCTTCTTGCGCCCAAACATAATCATCAGCATTTGGATATTTTGCAATAATTTCTTTGATTTGCTCAACAGGGAAAGGGAATAATTGCTCGATACGAACAACAGCAACATCATTTCTTCCGTTGTTTTCTCTTTCTGCTACAATATCGTAGTAGAATTTACCTGTACAGAAAACTAAAGTTTTTACTTTCTTTTTATCTACTGTATTGTCGTCGATAGTTTCTTGGAAACTTCCTGTTGCAATTTCTTCAACTGTAGAAACACATCTTGGATCACGCAATAAACTTTTTGGAGAGAAAACTACCAAAGGTTTACGGAAGTTTGTTTTCATTTGTCTTCTTAATAAGTGGAAGAAGTTAGCAGGCGTTGTACAGTCTGCAACATACATATTATGTCTTGCGCAAAGTTGTAAATAACGTTCCATTCTTGCAGAAGAGTGTTCTGCACCTTGTCCTTCGTATCCGTGAGGCAATAATAAAACAATACCGTTTTGGTTGTTCCATTTATCTTCTCCACAAGAAATATATTGGTCAATCATAATTTGAGCACCGTTAGAGAAATCTCCAAATTGTGCTTCCCAGATTGTTAAGGCTTTTGGATTTGCTAATGCATATCCGTAATCAAAACCTAAAACACCATATTCAGATAAAAGTGAGTTGAATACGCCAAATTTTCCTTTTTTGTTTTCAATAGCATCTAATAGAATTACTTCTTCTTCAGAATCTTCTACTTTAACTACAGCATGACGGTGAGAGAAAGTTCCTCTTTCAACATCCTGACCAGAAATACGAACATCAAATCCTTCTGTTAAAAGCGAACCGTAAGCTAAAGCTTCTGCAGTTCCCCAATCAACAGTATTGTTGTCGTAACCAGTTTTTCTGTCAGTTACAATTTTAGTTATTTTATTAATAAACTTTTTATCTTCTGGTAAAGTTGAGATGGTGTTGATAATAGAATCCAATCCTTCTTTAGCAAAAGTAGTATCAACTTTTTGAAGCATTTGCGTATCAGTTACCTGAACAAATCCGTCCCATTCGTTTTTCATAAATGGAGTAATGATTGTCAAATCTTTTTTACGAGAAGCTTCTAAGTTTTCTTCTAAAGCAGTTTTGTATTGTTTTTCTAAACCGTTTACGTAAGATGCATCGATTACGCCTTCAGAAAGTAATTTCTCTGCGTAAATGTCTCTTGGGTTTTTGTGTTTAGCAATGATTTTGTATAAAACTGGCTGCGTGAAACGAGGTTCATCACCTTCGTTATGACCGTATTTTCTATATCCTAATAAATCGAT encodes the following:
- a CDS encoding 2-oxoglutarate dehydrogenase E1 component, which gives rise to MDRFSFLNAAHTEFFAQLYDQYLVNPDSVEPSWRSFFQGFDFGQTTYNDENPVQTIVEYVTSDNTDYSQVSEKLKKEFNVLKLIDGYRTRGHLFTKTNPVRDRRTSSPTLDIENFGLTTADLSTVFDAAQTIGLAPSSLQDIVNRLKAIYCQHIGIEYMYIRNPGVVKWIQDKLAVNVNQPNFSTDEKKTILNKLNEAVSFENFLHTKYVGQKRFSLEGGESIIPALDALIEQAAEKGVEQFVMGMAHRGRLNVLANIFGKSTQDIFGEFDGKDYDQEYFDGDVKYHLGLTADKKTRSGKSININLAPNPSHLETVGAVIEGITRAKQDKYYADDFSKVLPIAVHGDAAIAGQGILYEIIQMAQLDGYKTGGTIHIVINNQVGFTTNYLDARSSTYCTDVAKVTLSPVLHVNADDAEAVVHAVSFALDYRMQFGRDVFIDLLGYRKYGHNEGDEPRFTQPVLYKIIAKHKNPRDIYAEKLLSEGVIDASYVNGLEKQYKTALEENLEASRKKDLTIITPFMKNEWDGFVQVTDTQMLQKVDTTFAKEGLDSIINTISTLPEDKKFINKITKIVTDRKTGYDNNTVDWGTAEALAYGSLLTEGFDVRISGQDVERGTFSHRHAVVKVEDSEEEVILLDAIENKKGKFGVFNSLLSEYGVLGFDYGYALANPKALTIWEAQFGDFSNGAQIMIDQYISCGEDKWNNQNGIVLLLPHGYEGQGAEHSSARMERYLQLCARHNMYVADCTTPANFFHLLRRQMKTNFRKPLVVFSPKSLLRDPRCVSTVEEIATGSFQETIDDNTVDKKKVKTLVFCTGKFYYDIVAERENNGRNDVAVVRIEQLFPFPVEQIKEIIAKYPNADDYVWAQEEPKNMGAYSFMLMNFDLVKWRLASLKAYSAPASGSYTRAKRRHADAIRMVFDKNLFR